From Pseudomonas sp. G2-4:
CACCAAAATGGCGATCACGAAAATATCCAGCATCGACCAGCGGCCGATGAACTCAATGAAGCGGTACATGAGGATGCGTTGTCGGGCAGACAGGGGCTGATGTCGCTGCACCGAAAACAGCAACAGGGCGATGCCCACCAGCTTGAACGTGGGCACCATAATACTGGCGATGAACACCACGGCGGCAATAGGGATCATGCCGTGTTGTACCAACTCGATAACGCCGGACATGATGGTACTCGGAGCGCCCTGGCCCAGCGAGCTAACGGTCATGATCGGCAGCATGTTGGCCGGAATGTAGAGAATCGCCGCCGTGATCAACAACGCCCAGGTCCGCATCAAGCTGTTCGGACGACGGGGATGGATCAGCGCACCGCAACGGGTACAAGTTTGTTTATCGGCGTCAGCATCCTGCCGGTTCAACTCATGGCATTCGGTACAGATCAGAATGCCAGCATCAATCGCCCGCATGGGCATCCTCTCCTGATAACGCTTGCCAGATCTGGTGCGGCGACATGACCACCTCCAGCCAGACCTGAACCAGCAACAAACTGATGAAGCACGCCAGGCCAAGGCCTACGGTGATGGCCGCCATGTCTGCCAACTTGACGATGGCCACCAGGACGCCCATGAGGTAGACCTCGAGCATCCCCCAGTCTCGTAGATGGTGATAAATGCGATACAGCAATAACCCGTAACTACGGCCGATGTTCCAGTGAATGGTCAGCAACACCGCCAGCTGACAAAGCAACTTGAGCAGTGGAATGCCCATGCTGCACAGGAACACCACTGCCGATACGCCTTGCATACCAGTATCGAACAGCCCGACCACGCCACTCCAGACGGTGTCCTGGGAGGACTGCCCGAGCAAATTGAGTTGCATGATGGGTAAAAAGTTTGCCGGCACATATAACAACAGGGCGGCGATGACCAAGGCCAGGCTGCGCTCGACCACATTGTGTCGATGGGCGTAAAGCTCATAGCCGCAACGGGGGCATTCGGCTTTTTCGCCATGGGCCAGTTGGGGCTTGCGCATCAACAGGTCGCATTCATGGCACGCCACCAGATCGTTCAGGGGTAGATCTGACAACCGATGAGCGTCTGACGGTTCGGGCATAAAGAGCTCTGGCTCAGCTAAGTTGGGGCTATTCTAGTGCTCCGGCTCAAAAATAACTGTGCAAATTTATCACGAGCGTTCGACACACTTTTATTGCGGGCAAAAAAAAACCCCTACCTGCATCAGCAGATAGGGGTTTCGGAATTTAATCTTGACGATGACCTACTCTCACATGGGGAAACCCCACACTACCATCGGCGATGCATCGTTTCACTGCTGAGTTCGGGATGGGATCAGGTTGTTCCAATGCTCTATGGTCGTCAAGAAATTCGGTAGCCGGCGCGTGCCTTGCGGTCACGTTCCAGCAAATGGGTATGCGATAGTTTGTGTGTTGCTTTGTGAGCAGCTTCGAACTTTCGGTTCGTGTCGTCTTCACACACCGCAATCTGGCCTCTTTCGAGTTCACAAATTGCTTGGGTGTTATATGGTCAAGCCTCACGGGCAATTAGTACAGGTTAGCTCAACGCCTCACAGCGCTTACACACCCTGCCTATCAACGTCGTAGTCTTCGACGGCCCTTCAGGGGACTCA
This genomic window contains:
- a CDS encoding paraquat-inducible protein A, whose protein sequence is MRAIDAGILICTECHELNRQDADADKQTCTRCGALIHPRRPNSLMRTWALLITAAILYIPANMLPIMTVSSLGQGAPSTIMSGVIELVQHGMIPIAAVVFIASIMVPTFKLVGIALLLFSVQRHQPLSARQRILMYRFIEFIGRWSMLDIFVIAILVAVVNFGRLASVEAGLGAIAFASVVILTMIAAVTFDPRLIWDNTESDDDHD
- a CDS encoding paraquat-inducible protein A — translated: MPEPSDAHRLSDLPLNDLVACHECDLLMRKPQLAHGEKAECPRCGYELYAHRHNVVERSLALVIAALLLYVPANFLPIMQLNLLGQSSQDTVWSGVVGLFDTGMQGVSAVVFLCSMGIPLLKLLCQLAVLLTIHWNIGRSYGLLLYRIYHHLRDWGMLEVYLMGVLVAIVKLADMAAITVGLGLACFISLLLVQVWLEVVMSPHQIWQALSGEDAHAGD